One part of the Archaeoglobaceae archaeon genome encodes these proteins:
- a CDS encoding 4Fe-4S dicluster domain-containing protein, with amino-acid sequence MSYETLMQNLGFPNSERLKKILEYLMDEESAKVASALPGSIDEVAKKLGMDKKRVKEILEDLFVKGVVFPRDFKNREYFKFARDLIQLHDATLASQKVKDVKFAELWSDFMNEEGYKTLGQVLSFLGVKVWRVVPAYHAIKDLPDVLPHENIKELLKAQNKIAVVPCSCRNVTMLIGEGCKYTDESTWHCIQVGRGAEYVIERGSGKQISIEEAFKLVDEIERDGLVHTWANTSKMVDSRVTVNCNCCGDCCEFFLSAKFAERGMLDIIEKSRYEAFVDVEKCTGCQTCIERCHFDAIELYKPEGSKKFKAKVISEKCFGCGVCVVGCKQNAIKLKAVRPPEFIPP; translated from the coding sequence ATGAGCTACGAAACATTAATGCAAAATCTCGGTTTTCCAAACTCCGAGAGGCTTAAGAAAATACTTGAGTATTTAATGGATGAAGAAAGTGCAAAAGTAGCTTCGGCTTTGCCCGGGAGCATAGATGAAGTTGCAAAGAAGCTTGGAATGGATAAGAAGAGAGTAAAGGAAATACTTGAAGATCTCTTCGTAAAAGGAGTTGTTTTCCCAAGAGATTTCAAAAACAGAGAATACTTCAAATTTGCAAGAGATCTGATTCAACTCCACGATGCAACGCTTGCAAGTCAAAAAGTTAAAGACGTAAAATTTGCAGAGCTTTGGAGCGATTTCATGAACGAAGAGGGTTATAAAACCCTTGGACAGGTTTTATCGTTTTTAGGAGTTAAAGTTTGGCGTGTAGTGCCAGCTTACCATGCAATAAAAGATCTCCCAGATGTTCTTCCGCACGAGAACATAAAGGAGCTTTTGAAGGCTCAGAACAAAATTGCAGTGGTGCCATGTTCATGCAGAAACGTCACGATGCTCATTGGAGAGGGTTGCAAGTATACCGATGAAAGCACTTGGCATTGCATTCAGGTTGGTAGGGGGGCTGAATACGTGATCGAAAGGGGTTCTGGAAAGCAGATTTCGATTGAGGAAGCTTTCAAATTGGTAGATGAGATCGAGAGAGATGGACTTGTTCATACTTGGGCAAACACATCAAAAATGGTAGATAGCAGAGTGACAGTTAACTGCAACTGCTGTGGCGATTGCTGTGAGTTCTTCCTCTCTGCAAAATTCGCTGAGAGGGGAATGCTCGATATAATTGAGAAGAGCAGGTATGAAGCTTTTGTAGATGTCGAAAAATGCACTGGTTGCCAGACTTGTATCGAAAGATGCCATTTCGATGCCATAGAGTTATACAAACCAGAAGGGAGCAAGAAATTCAAGGCAAAGGTGATATCAGAAAAATGCTTTGG